Proteins from a genomic interval of Salinarchaeum sp. Harcht-Bsk1:
- a CDS encoding 30S ribosomal protein S6e produces MAPFQVVVSDPDSGRTFQREVDGQDANRFASRALGDEVDGDAVGLDGYTIELTGGSDDAGRPLRADVDGPDLKEVLLTGGVGFEPERDGERKRVTVRGREISDAVAQINAKIVESGDTDLDELLGEDDE; encoded by the coding sequence ATGGCACCCTTTCAGGTCGTCGTTTCCGACCCCGACTCCGGTCGGACCTTCCAGCGGGAAGTCGACGGACAGGACGCGAACCGATTCGCCTCTCGCGCACTCGGCGACGAGGTCGACGGCGACGCCGTCGGTCTCGACGGCTACACGATCGAACTGACCGGCGGCTCCGACGACGCGGGTCGCCCGCTCCGCGCGGACGTCGACGGCCCGGACCTGAAGGAGGTCCTCCTCACCGGCGGCGTCGGCTTCGAACCCGAGCGCGACGGCGAGCGCAAGCGCGTCACCGTCCGTGGCCGCGAGATCAGCGACGCCGTCGCTCAGATCAACGCCAAAATCGTCGAGTCCGGCGACACCGACCTCGACGAGCTCCTCGGCGAGGACGACGAGTAA
- a CDS encoding DUF123 domain-containing protein: MTPQGGTYTLLVALDGRRRIEVGALGEITFDHRWYAYTGSALGPGGFSRVDRHREMAAGERDVRHWHVDYLLGHPGTTIDAVWTTPGADRECAIAADLPGDQVAAFGASDCECATHLVGADERATLADAIADVHDLGPANREA, translated from the coding sequence ATGACTCCACAGGGCGGCACCTACACCCTACTCGTCGCCCTCGACGGCCGGCGGCGAATCGAGGTCGGCGCTCTCGGGGAGATCACCTTCGATCACCGCTGGTACGCCTACACCGGGAGCGCGCTCGGGCCGGGCGGATTCTCGCGGGTCGATCGTCACCGCGAGATGGCCGCAGGGGAACGGGACGTGCGGCACTGGCACGTCGACTACCTCCTGGGCCACCCGGGGACCACCATCGACGCCGTCTGGACCACGCCCGGTGCCGATCGAGAGTGTGCGATCGCAGCCGATCTGCCCGGCGACCAGGTCGCGGCGTTCGGCGCTTCCGATTGCGAGTGCGCTACGCACCTCGTGGGCGCCGACGAGCGAGCCACGCTCGCCGACGCGATCGCCGACGTGCACGACCTCGGGCCGGCGAATCGCGAGGCGTGA